The Festucalex cinctus isolate MCC-2025b chromosome 12, RoL_Fcin_1.0, whole genome shotgun sequence genome segment agtcggatatatcagaattgttttttcccagttccgacctgaaagcgttcgaggtgaaagtaaacaaccgaAATGGCGGATAGCGGTAaatagctttttattttggtcctcaaaactgattttgacctccagcaaactaaCCTGCTCGCAATTttccttcatttattgtttttatcttatttcataagcatttcatacagttcagtagttaggagatagcggcatactgtcacgtatgttGTGTTACATAGAGTTATGTCCAATATTTATGGATGAAGaacgctatctagttttatactcgagtaaattgtgttttgccattcagagtgacgtcacttgtagttcatcggtgaagtcggggtcctttcttatttccgacttcgcgagtggaatttctgagttcaagggggcgttcctgtccacacttcctggtttgaactcggaaaagtccgacttccgaccatcctcgaatgcagcattagtatcCTTCAATGTCACTTTCTTTTTGGCTTGATTGCATTTAAAGTTTCAATTTTATATTGAATAAAAAAGTTCCATCTTCTACATCAGTGTTGATTTCTGATACAGAGTTACCCAAATATTTACGATTCACATATACACTCAATCTTTTAGAACCTAGTATATGATAAAGCATTAAAAGTAGTGTTTTGCTGCCATGTTGTGGCATCTCTAGATATTTATAAATCTTTTTAGGGGGGTGTCAATTATGCGAGTATTTTTCCCTATCTACCGCAAATAGCGGCAACATTATGCTTCCCTCGATCTACTTAATACGTTGATAAAACTGTACCACTGCCTTTTCTTGGTCGTGGGTTTCGATGGAGCCCGAGCGCAGTCGGCGGATCTCGTTGATGGCGTCGATGCCGGACATTTTCCTCATCTTGACCAGGTAGCAGGCCAGCATTGTGCCCGTTCTTCCGTGGCCGTGCATGCAGTGGACGGCCACGCCCTAGACAGGGGGACGAGTGTCAGTAAGGTCAAATCGAATGCGGCTGCATAAACGGCTCACCTTGAAATCGTTCTttgaaattcatccatccatttttttgatatCACATATATTAGTTCAGGGTCACAGATGGGCATGGAGACATCAGTCAGACTACACCCTGACGACTATTCACACTCGCAGTGTTAATTATCCTAAAAACGGACCTATCCTGAGAGTACCATTTTTGTGCGTTTGCAGAGCCCAGGGTCCAAATACCCTCCAGCTTTAGGGCATCAAAAAATGTGGGTCAAACTCCAAAGTGCAAAACTTTGACCTTCAAGGTACCACTGAATTATGATTATGATGTCATGTTCCGACCACAACAATGCAAACTGATCAGCATTTATCCACGCTGTCTACtaggagtgtgacaatatatcgatattccgataaatcgtgatactttgtctcccgatacatctacgcaagtattgcgatatttgaagttattatacagccactataactgctcctttgttcatgacttattgagaaaTTAATTGACGGGgcactagggggagcacttcatgagagtggcagggaaatgtacacaagtcttcaggtgaagaagactcattagTTTagcgttttattattatatatattatttatttatttgtacttattttttttttttattatttacattatgtatttgtattatatttatattattaaaaaaactattatatttttctaattatttatttattatctattattatttattgatatttatttgattattattttatttttagtcatttatttatattattattattttatgattaggttTGTCATAGATTATCTAAGATTTATtaactgagcaatatatcgataatcgtggtgTCATCATATCGCGAGATAATCGTTatggtgagccttgtatcgcagatCATCCCGTattgtgaggtacccagaggttcccaccccgacTGTCTACgccaaaatgaacaaaatctttttttataaatcaattaattaattaaaataataataataacctaaTCATAAACATGGCTAAACTGGACCAACTGGATCTTTTCTGAAATCTTTTACCTCTCCTTTGGCGTTGGCCTCCTCCACAATGGCGAGGAACGTATCAATCTGTGACGGCGACGGCGGCGTGAAGTCGAGGATCTTGATGTGATGGAGCTGCAATTTGGGACATGTGTCATAATAGGGTGGCTTGCGCTCGCACAGGCACACCAGGTGTTGGATGCCATGGTCCAGCAGATACTGGTACTCCGCCGTCATTCGGGGAAGGGCAAGTCCAGCCACTTTTCCCGGGTCCACCCAGGAGAAATTGATCGGTGGAGAGGAAGCCATTCTGAGTAGAATGCAAGGAAAAATGTGTTGGGTCCAGGAAAGGAAGATAACCGGAGGTCGTCCTAGTCAGTGGCGAGGAAACTGGAAATTTCACACAGGCGAGCAAGAATGACCGACAATGCTGCTTTCATCTACGTACAAGGGTTTATAAGTTGGACGACTTTCTGGTGTAAGTGTCtgtgtacatccatccatccatccatccatctattttcttaaccacttattgcccacaagggtcgcgggggctccagagcctatcccagccggcttcaggcagtagaactggttgccagacaatcgcagtTTGTGTACAtcatatatttaaaatgtaactCTGTCAAAGATGTTCTGACATCAGAGAAAGGTGTCCCTTGGTTTAATTTCTCAGGGGAGAAAACGCCATTGTCATGTCAATAATACAGCTAAAACAACGCCCAttttatctgtttttgttttgttagcatAAATGCCACAAGGGCCCTGTGGTTCTACAATAACAGTCTACTTTTTGACGACAATTCCGCTTTGACCCATAATTTGTTTTTCAGGTACCGACTAAAATGGTGAGccgctgccatctactggtggtaGTACTTCAGTAAAGTTGCTGCCAAGTTTGAAATTTACAGTGCGGCGGCGTCAGACAATCTCACTcattcccattaaaaaaaaaaaaaaaaaaaaaaaagaagttagaTGCCATAAGAAGGAATCAAATAACTTTCTTATAGAATAAATCGTGCTTTGTGGCATCTTTGTAGTATGTTCGAGTAAGATAAAGTTAGGCTAGCATGAATGAGACAAGGGTACTGTGGTCTCACAATAACGAGAACCGTTTGCTGTTGTCATGTTGGTCTAAACTTAGAAAGGGGCAAAAATAATATCAATTTGAACAAGTGCTATGTCGATAAATTGGTCTTGCTAAACGGACACCACAACGCTGTTAGAAAATGAGACTTTCTACTTGTACTTTAAACTCATTCAAGCTAGATAAGATAAATGGCTCATTAGAGACACAAAGCCGGCACATTTCCACAAGATTGGGGATACTGTCGCGAAGAAATGAAGTTGAGTTCAGTTTAGAAACCTGGAAGATTTACGAACAAACATGACATGCTATATGCTCATTGCTAGCACTATGGCTAACGGCAGGTGTCACCTGACACGCACAAACACTAAATTATAAGTACGTGAACTCACAGCTTTTGAATCAAAGAAGGCGGAGTGAAGACCGGCGGCGTCCTCACGGTCCAAATGTGAGCAAACTGGAAGTTCGGTGCCGACGTCAGCCTCCCTGTTACATAATAGCTGCACGGTTGTTCAGGACTGCAGCACAGCATGGTGGGTAGTTGCGGAACAACCGACACTAGAGGCCTCGACCTAAACAGACACTGgccattttccatccatccatccattttcttgaccgcttattcctcacaagggtcgcgggggctgctggcgcctatctcagctggctctgggcagtaggcgggggacaccctggactggttgccaaccaatcgcagggcacacagagacgaacaaccatccacactcacacgcacacctagggacaattcggagcgcccaattaacctgccatgcatgtctttggaatgtgggaggagaccggagtacccggagaagacccacgcgggcacggggagaacatgcaaactccacccaggaaggtccgagcctggactcgaaccggagacctcagaactgggaagcggacgtgctaaccactcgactcaCTGGCCATTTTATTAACGTAAAATTAAAGACACAAAATACTTGTTATCTCTCGAATCTCATATTTCTGCCCCAAAAAACATTCTGGTATAACCCATAATTAGTGACTTGGTCGAGTTATATACCactgtcaggatggccgagcggtctaaggcgctgcgttcaggtcgcagtctcccctggaggcgtgggttcgaatcccacttctgacaatAACTTTTTcgctttaaaaatatctttatcATTACTTTTTTCTCTTGAACATCTCCTGTATGTGTAAACTATATCCCAGGTAAGTACTGTACATATAATATAAGCCATTATATGAGGCAGAGTTACAACAACACTGCACTTAAACGTCgttgaaaaggaaaataaagagcaatacTTTAATGTTAATGCAATTGAAGTGTACTTGTACATCAAAGTTATATATACTTGTcatataatattataatatttagTATGGTAGTGAATACTAAACACTGATGGGTCATGTATAATTGTGTACTGTAAAAAGAGTAGTTGTAAATAAATGTAGTTTAATTATTGTatactattattataattagttgattaaaaaaatatatatatataaatattttatatgtacAGTGATCCCATACTATTGGCAGGGGAAAGGGACTGGGCCTGACTGCAGATATCATAGCATAAATCACACAAATATGCGACGCTCATTAtaatttatatgattttttttctcctaaacttcattattatttttacctgAAAAACGCAAATAAACGGGGGATGGTGTTTTGAAAACCGTGTAAAATCAgggggttggaaaaaaaataaaaaatacagaccGCAAATGAGTGGAAGGTTTGGCTGACCTATATAGACTGTAGATTTAAtgtattcaataaataaataaataaataaataaataaaatccaaccCGTAGAGAAAAAGAATGTATTGGTTCCCGAATAATTCAAATGATGCAGTTTTTAAAATTGGCCGCCAGGGGTCGTCCACATTCTTTAAGTTTCGAGAGCTAGACtgattgttatttgttttttaccttATTGTTTATTGATAGTAATTACATGATATGTATTTTGACAAGATTTAAATTTAAtgcattgatttattttcttttttaattattttgatcGTGTGttttatacacatttttcattatttgtatgtattttattttcacttagtGTATATGCat includes the following:
- the dusp23b gene encoding dual specificity protein phosphatase 23 isoform X1; translation: MDGWMENGQCLFRSRPLVSVVPQLPTMLCCSPEQPCSYYVTGRLTSAPNFQFAHIWTVRTPPVFTPPSLIQKLMASSPPINFSWVDPGKVAGLALPRMTAEYQYLLDHGIQHLVCLCERKPPYYDTCPKLQLHHIKILDFTPPSPSQIDTFLAIVEEANAKGEGVAVHCMHGHGRTGTMLACYLVKMRKMSGIDAINEIRRLRSGSIETHDQEKAVVQFYQRIK
- the dusp23b gene encoding dual specificity protein phosphatase 23 isoform X2, encoding MDGWMENGQCLFRSRPLVSVVPQLPTMLCCSPEQPCSYYVTGRLTSAPNFQFAHIWTVRTPPVFTPPSLIQKLMASSPPINFSWVDPGKVAGLALPRMTAEYQYLLDHGIQHLVCLCERKPPYYDTCPKLQLHHIKILDFTPPSPSQIDTFLAIVEEANAKGEGVAVHCMHGHGRTGTMLACYLVKMRKMSGIDAINEIRRLRSGSIETHDQEKAVP